In Oncorhynchus tshawytscha isolate Ot180627B linkage group LG08, Otsh_v2.0, whole genome shotgun sequence, the genomic window tagacgggagactctagcagctctggacagacgggagactcaagcagctctggacagacggaaggctctggcagcgctggacaagCGGGAGACCCTGTAGGCAGAAGACGAAGAGACAGCCTGGTACGGGGGGCTGGCACCGGAGGGCTGGTGAGTGGAGGTGGAACTGGATAGACCAGACCgtgcaggcacactggagctcttgagcacctagcctgcccaaccttacctggttgaatgctccccgtagcccgaccagtgcggcgaggtggaataggccgcactgggctgtgctggcgaaccggggacacaatgtgtaaggctggtgccatgtacgccggcccaaggagacgcactggagaccagatacgtagagccggcttcatggcacctggctcgatgcccactctagcccggccgatacgaggagctggaatgtgccacaccgggctatgcacccgcaccggggacaccgtgcgctccacagcataacacccCGGTGGAAGGATATGGGGAGcatccagccaggtagggttgggcaggctcggtgctcgagacctccagtgcgcatccacggtccggtctatccggtgcctcctccacacaccaggcctccggtggcagccccccgcaccaggctgtctctccgtctcctccctacaggtgctcccgcctgtccagcgctgccagaggcTCCcgcctgcccagcgctgccagagtctcccgcctgtccagcgctgccagagcctcccgcctgtcctgagctgccagagtagcccgcctgtcctgagctgccagagtcgcccgccagtcaggagctgccagagtctcccgcctgcccagcgctgccagaggcTCCcgcctgcccagcgctgccagagtctcccgcctgtccagcgctgccagagtctcccgcctgtccagcgctgccagagtctcccgcctgtccagcgctgccagagtctcccgcctgtccagcgctaaAAGAGTCTCCCGCCTATCCAGCGCTGCCaaagtctcccgcctgtccagcgctaaaagagtctcctgcctgtccagcgTTGCCAGAGTCTCTACCTGTCCtaagctgccagagtctcccacctgtcctgagctgccagagtcgcccgcctgtcctgagctgccagagtcgcccgcctgtcctgagctgccagagtcgcccgtcagtcaggagctgccagagtcgcccgtcagtcaggagctgccagagtcgcccgtcagtcaggagctgccagagccgccggtcagtcaggagctACCAGAGCTGCCGGTCAGTCAGGAGCCAGAGCCGTCGGtgagtcaggagctgccagagccgtccattactccggtgctgccggaatctcccgtccatcgGGACCCGttgcaagggtccccagtccgaggtcggcgtcgagggtcgccgctctaaagaggccacggaggcgggtaaAGAGGCGGGAAAAGACTATGATGGAGTTGGGTCCACGTCTCCCACCAGGCATAGCCCGGtgggaaggatcggaggaccaatgcgcaggacccaactcacgccctgaccatactaacacaaaaacataacaaaagaactaagttgagaacgtgacagtacccccccccagtCTCGATATAAAGCTCATATTTCAGTAGAACAGTGAGGATCAGTTTCTATAAAAAGCTCATATTGCAGTAGAACGGTGAGGTCCAGTCTCTATATAAAGTTCATATTGCAGTAGAACAGTGAGGACCCGTCTCTATATAAAGTTCATATTGCAGTAGAACAGTGAGGTCCAGTCTCTATATAAAGTTCATATTGCAGTAGAACAGTGCGGACCAGTCTCTATATAAAGCTCATATTGTAGTAGAACAGTGAGGACCAGTCTCTATGTAAAGTTCATATTGCAGTAGATCAGTAGGGACCAGTCTCTATATAAAGTTCATATTGCAGTCGAACACTGAGGAGCAGTATTCTATATAAAGCTCATTTTGCAGTAGAACAGTAGGGACCAGTCTCTATATAAAGTTCATATTGCAGTCGAACACTGAGGAGCAGTATTCTATATAAAGTTCATATTGCAGTAGAACAGTGAGGACCAGTCTCTATATAAAGTTCATATTGCAGTAGATCAGTAGGGACCAGTCTCTATATAAAGTTCATATTGCAGCAGAACAGTAGGGACCAGTGTCTTTATAAAGTTCATATTGCAGTTGAACAGTGAGGACCAGTCTCTATATAAAGTTCATATGGCAATAGAACAGTGCGGACCAGTCTCTATATAAAGCTCATATTGCAGTGGAACGGTAGGGACCCGTCTCTATATAAAGTTCATATTGCAGTAGAACAGTGCCGACCAGTCTCTATATAAAGCTCATATTGCAGTGGAACGGTAGGGACCCGTCTCTATATAAAGTTCATATTGCATTGGAACAGTGAGGACCAGTCTCTatataaatgtcatatttcagtagAACAATGAGGACCAGTCTCTATATACAGCTCATATTTTAGTAGAAGAGTGAGGACCAGTCTCTATATAAAGTTCATATTGCAGTAGATCAGTAGGGACCAGTCTCTATATAAAGTTCATATTGCAGTCGAACACTGAGGAGCAGTATTCTATATAAAGCTCGTATTGCAGCAGAACAGTAGGGACCAGTGTCTTTATAAAATTCATATTGCAGTAGATCAGTGAGGGCCAGTCTCTATATAAAGTTCATATTGCAGTAGAACAGTGAGGACCAGTCTCTATATAAAGCTCATATTGCAGTAGAACAGTGAGGACCCGTCTCTATATAAAGTTCATATTGCAGTAGAACAGTGCGGACCAGTCTCTATATAAAGTTCATATTGCATTGGAACAGTGAGGACCAGTCTCTATTTAAAGGTCATATTGCAGTAGAACAATGAGGACCAGTCTCTAAAGAATGTTCATATTGCAGTTGAACAGTGAGAACCAGTCTCTATATAAAGTTAATATTGCAGTAGAACAGTCGGGACCAGCCTCTATATAAAGTTCATATTGCAGCCTGGGTTAGAGTGTTTTATGTGTGAGGTCAGGTTCCCAGGGTTCAGTGTTCAGATGTGGCTCTGTTCTCCCTGCTGCTCTGTATGTATGATCTGTGGGGGACAAGTCACTCTGGGAACCACACAGGGGTCGCTGGCCCAATCTCCCCCACGCCTCATACAAAAATATGAAATTGTGCAGTTCCTGTATTACGCCAAGACATAATCACTATGGTAAATGTAGGTTTCTGTCCTAAATATGTATCAGCAGTGTGAATATGCCATTATTCTGACTGTATAGTACAACAGGGCCTTGTATACATAGTATATTACATTGTTTTTAGAGTAAATTCTCTCCCTTCTACCCCCTCTCCAGGCTGCCATCTGTCGTAGCAGTCAGCCCCTGTCTGGCTTCAGTGCCCGCTGCCTAGAGGATGAGCAGATGCTGGAGGCCATTGTGAGGTCCAACCCCCGTAGTGACTTCATGTATGTGGTGGACACCAGGCCCAAGGTGAGCCCCTGGCCACAGGGCCAATGGAAGTCCTTCAACAACGTCTATTCTGTATGTTCAGGTGGAGCTTTGTTTTTCAATGCAGCACTTTGCCAGCTGGGCCCTGGGGCCAGGGGCTCATCTTGGGCCTGGTGTCAGCTGGTCAAGCTCACATTAAATGCCTGGCTTCATGCCGTTCAGAACATGCACAACATGTACAAAAACAGTGGCAACCTTCATCCTAACTTTAACATGCGGAAGCCTTGCTCCATCTAGTCTTTAAAAGTCATGTCTCTCTGAGGATTTCTCTTTGATtaaactgtatgtactgtatgtctttcCAGCTTAATGCAATAGCAAACCGAGCAGCAGGGAAAGGCTATGAAAACGAAGACAACTACTCCAACATCAAGTTTCAGTTCATAGGCATTGAGAACATCCATGTGATGAGGAACAGCCTCCAGAAAATGCTAGAAGGTATGAATCAGGTCAACTCCCACAGTGTTGGAGGCCTGTAGCAGATCATCTTACATTGCATCCATATGAATACTCTACAGTCGGCCAGCTAGCTATCACTCTGTGGCTCACTAGACCTCGTTCAGCCATAAAAGCCAATCTCTGTGTTGTTCAGTACATCACTGAGAGCTTGATTTCAGAGAATGCCAAAGTAATATTCACTCACAGCCACAGGTTTGTTTTGTCTACTGTCTCTCAACTTTATTAAAACCCAATACAGTTCCAGACTGGATTAATCTTGATCCCTCAAATGTGATCCCACTTCATTCTCTTTAAGTGGAATCAATATACCAGGTCCCCTGCCACCCCTGTGGCTTTAATATGCAGCGATGCAGACTGCTCTGCTCTGCAATCAGGACTTAGGTTGACCCATAGGAGCGTTTCTGGGCAATGTGCAGGGCCAGGAAGACATTGAATCCATCTGGATTTCATCTGCAAACTATTTTTGTTTCCTGGAGTGGCCGATTTGGGACCTTTTTCCCCttaagagggagacggagggcgTGAGAATTATGTGATTTAGCGTATGAAAAATAATATCTGGCCTTAGCTGTGATAACTCCTTGCCCCCTGGAAACACAAGGGAGTCTACGGGTTCTGAAGAATGCAAGAGAGAGGCTTTGTCCTGCAACAGATTGCATGGCACTGCAGTAGATAGCTATGTCagttcaaaacatttttttcattATTCTTCAGAGAACAATAGTTTCCCGGAAATTAGCCCATGCTGTAAAACCAAGGTTGACTGAACCCGTTGACTGAACCTGCAGGCTCCAGCTGCCTGTTGCAGAGTCACATGTCAGGTGGGCTCACGGGTCAGCGCACTAATATTGTCTGGAAGTACAGTActcagggtcacacacacacgtcaacacaTCTGTCAACCCACCCCTCTGTGTACCTCTGTCAACTCTTAATAGCCGTCTAGAGATGGATGTTTTTGTAGGGAGTTGGCATATCTACAAATGATTATTGAAAATATTTGTGTTTATTTGAAAACTCCTTTGTTAACCAAGCTGTCAACACTGGAGAAACTCTGGAAACATTATTTTGTCACTTTGTCACAACTGACAAATTATTGATCTTAAACTTTCAGATTAAAAATGAAAAGTTATACACTGTATGTTTTCAAGGAAAACAAATCACGTAATGCATTAAGCTGTATGCTGCAGAATTGAGTCTGCATTTAGTTGCCTGTCTTCTGTCTCAATATTTAAAGTGATGTCCAGTGTCAAATGGCCTGTGTCAATATTGACTCAAGAGTCCCCAACATCATATTGGGaagaaaacatacagtaccagtcaaaagtttggacatacctactcattccagggtttttctttgtttttactattttctacattgtagaataatactgaagacattgaaactatgaaataacacacatggaatcatgtagtaaccaaagaagtgttaaacaaattcaaatatattttatatttgagattattcaaaccagcttcatgaggtagtcacttggaatgcatttcaaattaacaggtgtgccttgttaaaagttaatttgtggaatttctttccttaatgcatttaagccaatcagttgtgttgtgacaaggtaggggtggtatacagaatatagccctatttggtaaaagaccaagtccatattatggcaagaacagctcaaataagcaaagagaaacgacagtccatcattactttatgacttgaaggtcagtcaatctggaaaatttcaagaactttgaaagtgtcttcaagtgcagtcgcaaaaaccatcaagctctatgatgaaactggctctcattaggaccgccacaggaaaggaagacctagagttacctctgctgcagaggataagttcattagagttaccagcctcagaaattgcagcccaaataaatgcttcacagtgttcaagtaacagacacatctcaacatcaactgttcagaggagactgtgtgagtcaggccttcaaagaaaccactactaaaggacaccaataagaagaagagacttgctccggccaagaaacacaaacaattgacattagaccggtggaaatctgtcctttggcctgatgagtccaagtctccgcatgtgtggtttccaccgtgaagcatggaggaggaggtgtgatggtgtgggggtgctttgctggtgacactgtcagtgatttatttagaattcaaggcacacttagccagcatggctaccacaacattatgtttcaaatattttttattaaacacacacaagaatggtgtctaggtatacaagacaggtatacaattcttatctaaacataaaagagcatacaggaacaacaagacccagagttctggggcagaacaaataatacaaaacacgacatacaaaacaaggacacgtagaaagaaagagggaagatgtCCCCCTACCCCCCTTATTCCCTCAAACCCCCCGTCCCCTATTatattacaattgagagtgcgttaataagtacaaattcacagcgccgactcgtccaagtaggagaggaaaggctgccagatttgatcaaatgttgataatttattgttcagaatatatctaattctttctaagtgtacagtgtttgccaattcactgagccataatttggtagagggcgcttccctccttttccaaaacaacaagattcGTTTTTTTGCCGAGATGAGACCGTACGAGATTAGTTGTTTTGGGGGAttggttaatccgtttagggactcagatactcccaggattatcagaagcgggtctggatctattgaagtctccaaaacttcagagaggatcccaaaaattccacaccaataaccatgcaagctagagcatagggcaaagcagtggagtagtgtcGGAACCGCAGAGTAGCAGCCAacacgtgctcagcatatgtgggaactccttcaagtctcttggaaaagcattcctcatgaacctggttgagagagtgacaagagtgtacaaagctgtcatcaaggcaaagggtggctaatttgaaaaatctcaaatgtattttgatttgtttaacacttttttggttactacatgattccatatgtgttatttcatttttttatgtcttcactattattctccaaTATAGGAAatggtcaaaataaagaaaaaccttgaatttCAAAGTTTTCTAGAAATCCCAGTTAGAAGATTTCTGGAATCAGGAATGAATAAGCAGAAAATCTTTGAATCCTCCAATCATGATTTCTGGAAAACCGGGAAATTATGGGGAATTTGTAACCGTATCCGTGTCTACCACTGAACCCGGTGTGTTTTCCCCTGCAGTGAGTGAGGCATGGTCCCCCTCCATGACAGAGTTCCTGGAGGGTCTGGAAAGCTCAGGCTGGCTAAAACACATCAAAGCTGTCCTGGATGCTGGCATCTTCATCGCCAAGGTTAGTCTGTCTGGATGATaaatcccctctgtctgtctcagtgctacacttaaccctcctgttgtgttcttttcatgttaattcattctgtgttcccggtccaaaatgaccaACCCATTATAGCTGATTGTAAATCCATTATAATACATATATTaccacctaatgttgtgttcgatctttttatcaacttaagttcttgtgaacagTTTTTTTAAttttctatttgctatttatagtctgtagacctcattgaccagagctcatacaactcgtttttgagtttaaaaaagcacaatgtatggattattttgactataacaaatactcagatgaaacacattgtgctatttatcacagactactttgtgtcaaagtttaacaaggactctcctcctcaccagtgtcatgatcaaagatataatcaagagcctcacatacactatatcgtttggtcattgtgctgccacagaatgaattgtcagcatggcctcaaaaaagctttatataccagagctgcaagAAAAGTTCTAaatattattgaaacaatattgcgattgtttgtgagaatgccaacaggtgtggttcctgtgggggaaagattctattggggaaaggttcccgtaggggttgccatggaagtgaagaaggggagtgaggtgtgtgtgtgtgtgtatgtgtgtgtgtgtgtgtgtgtgtgtgtgtgtgtgtgtgtgtgtgtgtgtgtgtgtgtgtgtgtgtgtgtgtgtgtgtgtgtgtgtgtgtgtgtgtgtgtgtgtgtgtgtgtgtgtgtgtgtgtgtgtgtgtgtgtgtgtgtgtgtgccctcaaacacacatgcatgtggggttctgggagaggaagtgtgtccatctgatgaatgggcatatgcctgaactcaattttatacactaattgtagtctcacccattcatttctaatgaccggtcatttttgactgggaacaccacaggtgtacaaatgttaaataaaacacccacaatgtgatgaaaatcatcaaaatgtattttgtgtgttcagatgccccaTGTGGACAacgtcatggaaccttatgacaatcagattaaatgaactacatttttcagagagtaaACGTGTAAATCTGGCAAATTCGAcgggaacacagcaggagggttaagtTATTgtttctcagactctctctctctcgtgtctgcgtgcgtgcatgcatgcatgtgtaggCCGTTGCAGAGGATGGCGTCAGTGTCTTGGTCCACTGCTCAGACGGTTGGGATCGTACTGCTCAGGTGTGCTCTGTGGCCTCCGTGCTCCTGGACCCCTACTACAGGACTCTCAAAGGACTCATGGTAcatcccctactgtctctctgagcaGGGTATCTGCATATTCACTAGTGTACATCTTGAACCTATAGTCAGTTTATAGTGTATGGGTTCATGtatgtcatattcatagaaataATTACCCTAAATATTATATCATACAGACAGCTCTTAACACATGATCAGCAGGTTTGTAATGATTAATGTTTAAAACCTCCTCTACCTAGTAGCCACTAGCGCTCAATACGTGTTTGAATAGATGGCACTTCATTTGAAATGAAGAACATTCCTTTTCCCTTCGTTTCTGGCTGTGTTTTAGTTTTTCACATTTTTATTGACATGTAAGCACATTGATGTTGACATACTGTTAAATTACGGTGTGATTGTAGTTGATCACGTCCTCTTGGACGGTAATGTAAGTAGGTCCGTGCTGTGCTTATGGTTCTGGATTCTTTGATCATGAGGATTTGCTCTGTCTGACTGGGTTTCTGCCAAAAGGCATCTCCATGGAAAAAAGTTACTGTGACAGGAAGCCTGACTTCTTACAATCATCTTGAGACTTAGTAGAAAACCACCCCACACATTGGGTGAGGAAGTTCAAGCTTTCTCATGGTgcaaactgtctctctctctgtaatattTGTACTCTTTACTGTCCAAGTGTAAGCTGTGAAACAAAGATGAAAGTGATGAAACAGGTTTAGACCCAAGTTATATACAAATAACACCTTCTGGCATCCTCATGCATAAGTAAATCATATTTTATTCCCCTGTATTCAGGTTCTCATTGAAAGAGACTGGGTTTCCTTTGGACACAAGTTCTCTCACAGGTGTGAACTATTGTGTTTTCTTGCAGATATAATTATTTCCTTTAGCAACAAAATCAAAAgttgtacactatatagggaatggggtgccatttgggaagcaggctGCCCATGTTGCCCTCTCCCCTCAGATACAACCACCTGGATGGAGACCCCAAGGAGGTGTCCCCGGTCATAGACCAGTTCCTGGAGTGTGTGTGGCAGCTGTCGGAGCAGTTCCCCTGTGCCTTCGAGTACAACGAGAGGTTCCTCATCACCATCCACAACCACATCTACTCCTGCCAGTACGGAAACTTCATAGGCAATAACCAGAAGGAGAGGACGGAGCTTAGGTAATAACCAGAAGGAGAGGGCGGAGCTTAGGTAATAACCAGAAGGAGAGGGCGGagcatagataataaccagaaTGAGAAAGCAGAGCTAAGGTAATAGATAGAAGTCTGTCAATTTGCCGTTCCTTGTCTTGAATTTTTGAAACTGACTGTGACTTCACACATAACTAATCTAAACTATTTACTGAAATGTTAAAGCTTTTTTGCTTATTATTTCAGATATAATAGTGTTCAAATTCACCTAACATGAAACACAGATTTAAACAAATAGGCCTACTGGGCTAGCCAATACAAGAGACATGAACAGCTTCAGTCAGATCAGACAAAAGAGAGCAGgaattcacacacacattctttctTTCTCAGTCAGAATTTTGTGTTCAGCTGTAGTTGGTTGTTGCCGTTTTTTTGagaatggccttatttctattacagcatattggatgactgtcattcatattatattcacccagctcaatgtaacagcggtaggtttaggctactacatgatactcaaaattttagaagagttccagtgttggatagccataggtAACATAGAATCCTTCTCTGTTTGAGCCGGAGTAAGTGAAAGTGAATTTGTTTTCAGAAATATAGCTAAACTCTTTGAAAAAAGGGTTCCATaaaggttcttcggctgtccccataggaaaaccatttttggttccaggtagaactcttttgggtgctagctagctgtagcttatgctttcagtactagattcattctctgatccttttattgggtggacaacatgtcagttcatgctgcaaaaactctgataggttggaggatgtactccggaagttgtcataattactgtgtaagtctagggaagggggtgagaaccacgagcctccttggttttgtattgaagtcaatatacccagaggacggaaactagctgtcctctggctacaccatggtgctacactACAGAGTGATGttgagactactgtagaccttcattgcaaaacagcgtttttttaatcaattatttggtgacatgtatagttttatctaaaaaggattacTTTTGTAATGTTTCGCTATTTGTATTTTTATCAAATTTACTGAGGAGTatggtcctcccctttctcttcaGAGAAGCCTCCAACTGGTTGacatgtgtggtgtgttttgtgttgAGCTGTAGTTgacatgtgtgatgtgtgtggctGTAGTTGACATGTGTTATATGTGTGGCTGTAATTGACATGTGTGATGTTTGTGGCTGTAGTTgacatgtgtgatgtgtgtggctGTAGTTGACATGTGTGATGTGTGTCGGTAGTTgacatgtgtgatgtgtgtgtctgtagttgaCATGTGTGATGTTTGTGTCTATGGTTGACATGTGAGATATGTTTTGTGTTGTCAGACAtcaggagaagacccattctCTGTGGACCTACTTGTGGGAGAACAggactgaccacatcaacccccTGTACAGACCTGACCACAGCCAGACTCAGGGGGTTCTGCACCCAGTTACCGCCCCCTACTGTTTTAAGTAGGTTGTGCATATTTAAGGACAAGTAGTATTTCCCAACAATTTTTCTCAACTGTATTGAATATgtataaactgtgtgtgtgtgtgtgtgtgtgtgtgtgtgtgtgtgtgtgtgtgtgtgtgtgtgtgtgtgtgtgtgtgtgtgtgtgtgtgtgtgtgtgtgtgtgtgtgtaggttctgGAGGGCCTTATACAACCGTTTTGACAGAGGCATGCATCCTCGCCAGTCTGCGATAGACTACCTGATGGCCatcagagaggagacacagcaGCTGGAGGAGCAGCTTGTCTCCCACGAGGAGGTAAGGCAGGACAGGAGGGCTGATGATATAGGCTATGTCCCAAatcacactctattccctatttcgtgcactacttttgaccaggaccatttGATTGAAGTCGCTGTTCTTGTCTTAGTTTTTTTTCTAATATTATGTAGTGTTATCCACCCTAGAAAATAGCCATGTTGGAGAAGGAGCAGGGGAAGAGCATCCAGACTAAAACTAACACGTTGGATAGGAGCCACGCGGTGTGGGCCTCTCCCCCCTCAGAGAGCTGCCTGGGTTTGGCCAACACCCCAGGGGACTACAGCGGACTGGGAGACTTCCTCAGTTCATCACCCTGCCAGCAGATGGGGCCAGAGAGCAGTCTTCTGATCCTCCCCCGACGAGGGGAGCGCCGCAAACCGTCCGACCCAGACCTCTCCACCAACAGTGATGACCAGGAGTCGGGCATAGCAGACCTCAGCTCCCCGCCAAGTGAGGACAGTGCCAAGGACCCTGATGAGGCTGCCTACTCTGCTGCCTGAGCAGTAGTGACATTAATGTTgtcagagggaagagaggtgcACTTTAATGGGCAATTGCGCAATGGGTATTATGAACTGACTAACTGTTGGGAATGATTAGTCAGTGAAATGACAAGTGGATCTGATCTGTATGTGTGTTATTTGTGTAGAGATTTTACTTTTCATGTGGTTTATGGTATTCCATACTTAAGAAGTTAGCTACAACAATGAATGGATTTCGTCAGAGCCTTTACaactaaataaaatatttaatgtTATATATTTATGCAAATGTGTAATATGataataatatatttaaaaattAAATTTGGACTAAAAATCTTTCAAGTGCACTGTAAACCAAAACATGATATCAAATGCCAAATTTGTCAATATACTCATGCAGTAAACCTCTCCTAATTTAGTGTAGTTTTATAACCAAAGCCAGTCCATCTGGTTCACTGGGCTCATTGTGCATGCTGTAACTCACGAAGCTACTGAACCAACCCAGCAGGCTGTAGCATGTGGAGATATTGGCATGCTAGTACTAGGGGACGGACACACAGGGAGGAGAGTAGCTTTGTGCATCTCACCCAACAGAATGATCGCAATTCTTCAAACAGTTTAGGTTTCTCTGTCAAAGCACAGGTACTGAATGTCTTGTGGAATAATATCTACTGCTATTGTAAGCATTGCATGTTGTTTTATTTGTATAAAGAATATACATAATATGTCCTATCTATATCCTATTTCAAAGGAatattacaacataaatatttatttttatttagttaatTTGTAAAtgaattgatttgattgtgtTAAAAGTTCACTAGAAAAGACCACTAAAGCTATAAGAGGACTTGTGCATTAAATAAAGATTGAACATTCTTGGGATTAAGACTTTTGCCTTACCTTATAAACAAAAAGTATATTTATGAAAGTTGATTCAACATTCAAGTTTTTGATGGATATTTTCTGCTCGCTTATGCTACGTTCATAACTAAGTGGGAAGGTGATATTTACCCATACGCATGGGAAAAATCCACCTGAATTACCCCTCCAACTCAATTACTGAGCTCTGACTTCTCGCACATGCTGTACCAGGGTTGCCTACTCCTTGTATGCATCATCCAACTAAATGCTTAGTTAGTATAATGGGGATCCTGTTTTCTGgaaacaatgcctgcagtaccgtGGACGGCCTTCAGTTTGAAATCGTCAATGCGAAGGTTGAGTCGTTCTCCCCTGGTAGTTCTGGCCCTGCTCTGTATGGATATTTTTGCCCACCCCCACAATGTACATTTTTTCAACCTGCACACTAGGAGGCGGCCAGACAAATTTTGGGGTGTAGTCTGCCAATAAACCTAGAAGAAGACGTAGAGACGAAAAGGAACCAGGGGTGTATtacattagtccaaacagttgcaaactAA contains:
- the mtmr7a gene encoding myotubularin-related protein 7a isoform X4 encodes the protein MGVPNHLWILSPVNRDYKVSDTYPAELYVPKSATHPVIVGSSKFRSRGRFPTLSYYCKENHAAICRSSQPLSGFSARCLEDEQMLEAIVRSNPRSDFMYVVDTRPKLNAIANRAAGKGYENEDNYSNIKFQFIGIENIHVMRNSLQKMLEVSEAWSPSMTEFLEGLESSGWLKHIKAVLDAGIFIAKAVAEDGVSVLVHCSDGWDRTAQVCSVASVLLDPYYRTLKGLMVLIERDWVSFGHKFSHRYNHLDGDPKEVSPVIDQFLECVWQLSEQFPCAFEYNERFLITIHNHIYSCQYGNFIGNNQKERTELRHQEKTHSLWTYLWENRTDHINPLYRPDHSQTQGVLHPVTAPYCFKFWRALYNRFDRGMHPRQSAIDYLMAIREETQQLEEQLVSHEEKIAMLEKEQGKSIQTKTNTLDRSHAVWASPPSESCLGLANTPGDYSGLGDFLSSSPCQQMGPESSLLILPRRGERRKPSDPDLSTNSDDQESGIADLSSPPSEDSAKDPDEAAYSAA